A window of the Oscillospiraceae bacterium NTUH-002-81 genome harbors these coding sequences:
- a CDS encoding aspartate kinase, whose amino-acid sequence MLIVKKFGGSSVADKDRIFNVAERCIEDYKKGHDIIVVLSAMGKTTDRLIAQAQEINPLAPKREMDMLLATGEQVSVALMAMAMNSLGVPAVSLNAFQVQMHTTSTYSNSRFKRIDCDRIRHELDNRRIVIITGFQGINKYDDFTTLGRGGSDTTAVALAAALHADACEIYTDVEGVYTADPRIVPNARKMKEISYDEMLELASLGAKVLHNRSVELAKKYGVQLVVRSSLNRAPGTVVKEGTHMERMLVSGVAVDKNTARISVIGLKDEPGIAFKLFNLLAKNKINVDMILQSVGRDGTKDISFTIPRLDAREVKDILEDNKNRITAQKVECEENIAKVSIVGAGMMSNPGVAAKMFECLYNVGINIKMISTSEIRVSVIVDEKEADRALQAVHDSFGLED is encoded by the coding sequence ATGCTTATTGTGAAAAAATTCGGCGGCAGCTCTGTTGCGGACAAGGACCGCATCTTTAATGTGGCAGAGCGCTGCATCGAGGATTATAAGAAAGGACACGACATCATCGTGGTACTTTCTGCCATGGGAAAGACGACAGACCGTCTCATCGCCCAGGCACAGGAGATCAACCCCCTGGCACCCAAGCGGGAAATGGATATGCTGCTGGCCACCGGCGAGCAGGTGTCTGTGGCCCTGATGGCCATGGCCATGAACTCTCTGGGGGTTCCGGCGGTATCCCTCAATGCGTTCCAGGTACAGATGCACACTACATCCACCTACAGCAATTCCCGGTTTAAGAGAATCGACTGCGACCGGATCCGCCATGAGCTGGACAACCGCAGAATCGTCATCATCACCGGATTCCAGGGCATCAACAAATATGATGACTTTACCACACTGGGCCGGGGCGGCTCCGATACGACGGCTGTGGCGCTGGCAGCAGCCCTGCACGCAGACGCCTGCGAGATCTACACCGATGTGGAAGGTGTGTACACCGCAGACCCGCGCATCGTGCCCAACGCCCGCAAGATGAAAGAAATCTCCTACGATGAGATGCTGGAGCTGGCTTCTCTGGGAGCAAAGGTGCTGCACAACCGCTCAGTAGAGCTTGCGAAAAAATACGGAGTACAGCTGGTCGTACGCTCCAGCTTAAACAGAGCACCGGGAACGGTGGTCAAGGAGGGAACACATATGGAAAGAATGTTAGTAAGCGGCGTAGCCGTAGATAAAAATACAGCAAGAATTTCAGTTATCGGCCTGAAGGATGAGCCGGGAATTGCCTTTAAGCTTTTCAACCTGCTGGCAAAGAACAAGATCAACGTAGACATGATCCTGCAGTCCGTTGGCCGTGACGGCACCAAGGACATCTCCTTTACGATCCCGCGTCTGGATGCCAGAGAAGTGAAGGATATCCTGGAGGACAACAAGAACCGTATCACAGCCCAGAAGGTAGAGTGCGAGGAGAACATTGCCAAGGTATCCATCGTCGGCGCCGGCATGATGTCCAACCCGGGCGTGGCTGCCAAGATGTTCGAGTGCCTGTATAACGTAGGGATCAACATCAAGATGATATCCACCTCAGAGATCCGTGTTTCCGTCATCGTGGATGAGAAGGAAGCAGACAGAGCCCTGCAGGCTGTGCATGACTCCTTCGGACTGGAAGATTAA